Proteins from a genomic interval of Paenibacillus sp. RC334:
- a CDS encoding ABC transporter ATP-binding protein, translating to MEQQPVLQINGLTGGYSAKRPVLHQISLDVKPGEMVGLIGLNGAGKSTTMKHILGLMTPQAGEIRVQGHKQAENPEQYQGAIAFVPESPELYPEMTVMEHMEFTARAYGVSEADFRTRSDQMLDLFRMRDKSGSMSMHLSKGMRQKVMIMCAFLAGPPLYVIDEPFLGLDPLGIRSLLDFMLEMKRSGSSILLSSHILSTIENYCDRFIVLHQGAIIAQGTLDEVTAQAGKPGMPLEDAFYELVQGRE from the coding sequence ATGGAACAACAGCCTGTATTGCAAATTAATGGACTGACAGGCGGATACAGCGCCAAGCGCCCGGTGCTGCACCAGATTTCTCTGGATGTAAAGCCGGGCGAAATGGTGGGGCTGATCGGTCTGAATGGAGCCGGGAAAAGTACGACGATGAAGCATATTTTGGGTCTGATGACACCGCAGGCGGGAGAAATCCGCGTGCAGGGACATAAGCAGGCGGAAAATCCCGAGCAGTATCAGGGAGCCATTGCTTTTGTACCCGAGTCTCCAGAGCTGTATCCCGAAATGACCGTGATGGAGCATATGGAATTCACCGCCAGAGCGTATGGAGTCAGTGAAGCTGATTTCCGCACCCGCAGTGACCAAATGCTGGACTTGTTCCGTATGCGGGATAAGAGCGGAAGCATGTCGATGCATCTTTCCAAAGGGATGCGCCAGAAAGTGATGATTATGTGCGCATTTTTGGCGGGGCCGCCGCTGTATGTGATTGATGAGCCATTTTTGGGTCTGGACCCGCTCGGTATTCGTTCCCTGCTTGATTTTATGCTGGAAATGAAGCGCTCGGGCTCGTCCATTTTACTTAGTTCTCATATTTTGTCCACGATTGAAAATTATTGTGATCGTTTCATTGTGCTTCATCAGGGTGCCATCATTGCACAGGGCACGCTGGACGAAGTGACAGCACAGGCGGGTAAGCCGGGCATGCCGCTGGAAGATGCATTTTATGAGCTGGTACAGGGCAGGGAATGA
- a CDS encoding DEAD/DEAH box helicase — translation MTLNFESLGVEQDLLTKLAEHEITQPSPVQAQAIPEMIKGRHVLARSQTGTGKTLAYLLPLLQAIDPQKKATQKLILAPSQELAMQIVREGQRYGEHRGIRVLGLIGGAAVKRQIEKLKDHPQLVVGTPGRVRELIASKKLKMHNITTIVIDEVDQMFQLGGAGDVTNILGTAQRDRQLVFLSATLNDEIQALAKREMQDYVEIGIDPDQKTASGLEHYYFVSEERDKVDMLRRLVRHFNPRKALVFVNTTNAIGEIEAKLKHMGLTTASLYGDADKVTRTNVLAQFRADKLKVLIASDVAARGLDIEGLEMVIHFDPATDSQAYVHRAGRTGRMGRKGLVASVVTDRETFIMRKFSRELGIDIAERALHGGRVVVPRPVDAKRAPARPSEARPTSDGAPVESRKAPARGENGRPGRTAANSSAPGKSKGAALSKAGKAQRERDRKNKGAPRWLKEKGSKPNG, via the coding sequence ATGACATTGAATTTTGAATCGCTCGGCGTTGAACAAGACCTGTTGACCAAGCTGGCTGAGCATGAGATTACGCAGCCTTCGCCAGTTCAGGCGCAGGCTATACCAGAAATGATCAAGGGCAGGCATGTATTGGCGCGTTCGCAGACCGGCACAGGGAAGACGCTGGCTTATTTGCTGCCGCTGCTGCAAGCCATTGACCCGCAGAAAAAGGCTACGCAAAAGCTGATCCTGGCTCCCAGTCAGGAGCTGGCGATGCAAATTGTACGCGAAGGTCAGCGTTATGGGGAGCATCGCGGCATCCGTGTACTCGGCCTGATCGGTGGAGCGGCAGTCAAGCGCCAGATCGAGAAGCTGAAGGACCATCCGCAGCTTGTGGTTGGCACACCGGGACGTGTACGGGAACTTATCGCTTCCAAGAAGCTGAAAATGCACAACATTACAACCATCGTCATCGATGAGGTGGATCAGATGTTCCAGCTCGGGGGAGCAGGCGATGTCACGAACATCTTGGGCACTGCCCAGCGTGACCGTCAGTTAGTATTTTTGTCCGCGACGCTGAACGACGAAATTCAAGCGTTGGCCAAGCGGGAAATGCAGGATTACGTGGAAATCGGGATTGATCCTGACCAGAAGACGGCCAGCGGTTTGGAACACTACTACTTTGTATCCGAAGAACGGGATAAGGTGGACATGCTGCGCCGACTGGTGCGTCATTTTAATCCGAGAAAAGCACTGGTGTTCGTCAATACAACCAATGCCATCGGGGAGATTGAGGCCAAGCTCAAGCATATGGGACTGACTACAGCATCCCTGTACGGTGATGCGGACAAAGTTACACGTACCAACGTGCTGGCCCAGTTTCGTGCGGACAAGCTCAAGGTGCTGATTGCTTCCGATGTGGCAGCCCGTGGTCTGGATATTGAGGGACTGGAGATGGTGATCCATTTTGATCCGGCTACGGACAGTCAGGCTTATGTTCACCGTGCAGGACGGACCGGACGAATGGGACGTAAAGGATTGGTTGCGTCGGTTGTTACCGACCGTGAAACATTCATCATGCGTAAATTTTCCCGTGAACTGGGCATCGACATTGCGGAGCGTGCGTTGCACGGAGGCCGGGTTGTCGTGCCGCGTCCGGTGGATGCCAAGCGAGCGCCTGCAAGGCCATCCGAAGCCAGACCTACTTCTGACGGAGCACCAGTGGAAAGCCGCAAGGCACCTGCCCGCGGTGAGAACGGTCGTCCTGGCAGAACTGCGGCAAATAGCTCGGCTCCAGGCAAGAGCAAAGGAGCAGCTTTGTCCAAAGCAGGGAAAGCGCAGCGCGAGCGTGATCGTAAAAATAAGGGAGCACCAAGATGGCTGAAGGAAAAAGGGTCAAAACCGAACGGATAA